The genomic interval GCCGCCCGGAATCTCAAGCTCCACCTGCTGCGTCCCGAAGCGGTATTGCCGAATCATCACCACTTCGCCCGCCTCCGTAAATGCAATGACGTTTACCCAGTCGTTGCACTCGAGCAGGTAGAAGCTCAGTTCTTCCCCGGTCCGGGGTGAGGTCGCCTGCACTTCCTTGACGCGGAAGATGCGGAACTGTCCATGCTCTTCAGCTTCGCCGGTTTCCCACTCCTCGGGGCTCAAACGATGGCCGCGAGGGTGATGAAGAAAATCAGGTCCTGTCCGCCCAGCGCGTGCGATTCCGGGTTTGTGCCGTAGGCTTCCTGCGCAGGGATGCGCACCGCCAGCGTCTGCCCTTCGCGCATGCCGACCAGCTTGTTGTCGAAGCCGGGAATCATCTGCCGCTTGTCCTGACAGTTATCGTCGGGGACTCCGGTCGCCTCGCAGCCGACGTTGGGCGCCGTCAGCAGGTCGTAATGCTCGCTGGCGGACTCCTTGCGCGGGTAGTCTGACTTGAAGATGGACTCGATATTGGTGTCGAACAGGATGCCGTCGCTGGCCTGGATTCCGGCGTACCAGACGTCGACAGAGTCGCCGTGCTGGGTGGTGTTGCCAAACTCCCCGGAGGCCTTGACGTAGAGCCGCAGGCTGGTCGAGATGGCGGGGTCACCCTGTGAGCTGACGCGTAGTGTCGCATAGAGCAGCCCGGCGTTGGGCGAGGTGACGTGCACCAGTAGCGGCAGTCGCTTGTCCACGGCGACGTCAACCGATTCGAAGCCGCTTTCGACGGCGATGTCGAAGCCGCCGTCGTTGGACTGGACTACGATGTCAAAGCTGTCGCCATGCGAGCCGGTGTTGCGTACCACCAGCACGAAGTCGCTCTGGCCGCCCTGCTCAGCCTCGATGGTGTCCTGCAGGAATTCTGCCTCGACACCGTAGGTTATGGTCGGCGCATCCTCGGGAATCAGGAACAGCACCACCCCGGCGAAGACGCTCACAATCATCAGCGCGCCGAGCGCGAGCGCCACCGTCGGCCGGCCGCCTTGCGGGGTCGCGGTCCGTTCCGGCTTCTTTCCCTTGCGTATCCGTCTGGGTGCCATGGTGCCGCGCTACAAAACCGCTTTACATAAGGCTGGCGCTCTGCCGCCGGGATGTGGAGCCTCGATTGGAACTGGCTCGCCTGCACCGGCAGCGAGCAGCGCGACTACCTCGAGCGGATGCTCACCTGCTCCGTCGCCAGCCTCGCGCCGGGGGAGACTGCGCACGGGCTGCTGCTGTCGCGCACCGGACGCACGCTGGGCGAGCTGTGGCTGCTCGCCGACGAAGACCACACGCTCGCCGGAATCGCCAGCGGCGGCGAGCCTGTCGTCACGGAGCTGGAGAAATTCGTGCTCGCGGCTGACGTTGCTATCGAGCGCCTCGGCTGGGCAACCGTCGCCGAGCAGGCAGCGGCCGCCGACGGCTGGACCCCGGACGGCGACGGAGTGCGCTTCCGGGCGCTGCTCGGCAGCGCGGTCAGCGCCGGCCCCGACTTCACGGCCGACGGCGAGCCGCAGCTGGCGCAACTGGCGCGGCTCGCCGCGGGCATCCCCGACTGGGACGCCGAAGGCGTCGCGCGGCGCAACCCTCTCGAGGCAGGGCTCAGCGCGCTGGTGCCGGCCGAGGCGGGTTGCTACCCCGGGCAGGAAGTCGTTTCGAAGCTGCGGAACATGGGCGGGCTGCGCCGTCGCCTGATGCGGCTGCAGATTTCGGCGCCCGTGGAGGCTGGCACCTCGCTGGAGCGCGACGGAAAGCCGGCGGGCGAGGTGACCAGCAGCGCGCTGCAGCCAGACGGCAGCCAGCTGGCACTCGGTTTCGTAACGCGCCCGCGCGAGGGCGAGCGGCTTGCGGCCGGCGCAGCCGACGCGCTGGTGCTGGGGCCGGGGCTGCTCGACGACCTGCCGTTCTAGCGGCGGCGGTGGCGCGAGCGCGAAAACATGGCGCGTAGCGTATGCCGCCAGATAGCGGGATTCTCGCGCATGCGGCGCAGCGAGTAGGCGTACCACTCCGGCCCGAACGGGATGTAGTATCGGACGCGGTGCCCTGAAGCCAGAAGCTGGTCGAGCGTAGCCTCGACCGGTACCCCCGAGAGCGCCTGGAATTCGTAGCGGTCGGGTGCGACCCCCAGTTCGGCGACCAGCGCCTCGCAGTGCTCGATGAGCCACAGGTCGTGCGTCGCGAAGCAGGCGTAAGTGCCCTGCTCGAGCAGCTGTCGCGCGACCGCCATGAAGCTGTCGCGGATTTCCTGGAAGCCCTGGAACGCAATCGCCTCCGGCTCGACATAGGCGCCCTTGCAAATGCGCACATTGCTCCCCGCCCCCGCCAGGCCACGCGCATCCTCGAGCGTGCGGTGCAGGGACGCCTGTAGCACCGTCCCGCAGCGTGAGTAGTATTCGCGCGCGCGCTGGCACATCTCGAGCGTTGCCACGGTAATGCTGGAGTCCTCCATGTCGAAGCGCACGAAATTGTCGAACTCGCGGGCGCGGTCCAGTATCGGGGCGAGATTGTTCCAGCAGAGCGCAGGGTCGATGCGCAGGCCGAGCGCGGTTAGCTTGAGCGAGACGTTACACTCCACGCCGCGATTGGCGATGCCGTCCAGCGCCTCGAGGTAGGCGTCGCGGAACCGCAGCGTCGCACCCTCCTCGCGGATTTCTTCGCCCAGCACGTCGAGCGTCCCGGTGAAACCCTGCGCGTTCAGGTGCTCCACCAGCGCAAGGCCATCCTCGAGCGAGTCGCCCGCGACGTAGCGTGCTGCGACGCGGCCGATGACGAAGCGCGGCATCCACGGCGCACTACCGACGACCAGCCGGTTGAGCAGGTTCACGCCCCCGCAGCGGGAGCGGGAATAAAGCAGTAGCCGGTTTATACTCACGCGAATGGGCGGGCGATGGCCCCGGCAACGATTACCTGCCGCGACGGTGAACTCGCCGTTCCGGACGAGCCGATAATCCCGCTGATTATCGGCGACGGCATCGGCCATGACGTGACGCCGGTCGCGCGCGACGTGCTCGATGCGGCAGTCGCGCGCGCTTACGGCGGGCAGCGACGCATCGCCTGGCGGGAAGTGCTCGCGGGCGAAGCGGCGCACGCCGCGACCGGCGAGTGGCTGCCGGAAGCGACCCTGGAGGCGATTCGTACCCAGCTTGTCGCCTTGAAAGGGCCATTGACGACACCGATCGGAGGCGGCTTCCGTTCGCTTAACGTGACGCTGCGGCAGCAGCTGGACCTGTTCGCCTGCGTCCGCCCCATCCGCTGGTTCGAGGGTGTCCCCAGCCCGGTAAAGGACCCGGGCGCGGTCGAGATGATTATCTTCCGCGAGAACTCGGAGGACGTCTACGCAGGCATCGAGTGGGAAGCTGGCTCGGCCGAGGCGCAGCGCGTCATCAACTTCCTGCAGTCGGAGATGGGCGTCACCAAAATCCGGTTCCCTGAGAGCTCGGGTATCGGCATCAAACCCATCTCACGTGAGGGGACTGAGCGCATCGTGCGCGCCGCGCTGCGATACGCAATCACGCACGACCAGCCCAACGTGACGCTGGTCCACAAGGGCAATATTATGAAATTTACGGAAGGGGGCTTCCGTGACTGGGGCTATGCGCTCGCAAAGGCCGAATTCGGTGCGACCGAGCTGGATGGCGGGCCGTGGTGCACGCTGAAGAATCCGGAGACGGGCCGTGATATCATCATCAAGGACGTCATCGCCGACGCGATGCTCCAGCAATTGCTGACGCGCCCGCGCGAGTACAGCGTGCTGACGACGATGAACCTGAACGGCGACTACATCTCCGACGCGCTGGCGGCGCAGGTGGGCGGCATCGGCATCGCGCCGGGCGCCAACATCAACTATGACACCGGCCACGCGCTCTTCGAGGCGACGCACGGCACCGCGCCGAAATATGCGGGGCAGGACAAGGTGAACCCCGGCTCGGTAATCCTGAGCGGCGAGATGATGCTGCGCTACCTGGGCTGGAACGAGGCGGCCGACCTGGTCATCCGCGGCATCGCAGGCGCCATCACGGCGCGCAGCGTCACCTACGATTTCCACCGGCTAATGGAGGGCGCGACGCTGCTGAAGTGCAGCGAGTTCGGGCAGGCCGTCATCGACCACATGTGATTTAGACCCCCTGTTTTCGCGCCAGCATGGACTGGCGCCCGCTGCCCGAGATACTCGATGCAGAGCAACTCGTCGAGCGTGCGCTCCACCGCGCCGCGAAGAAGCGCAGCGGTGCTTCCGACAACGCTGCGCGCAAGCTCTCTTCGCTCTCCGACAACCTTGCGGCGACGCTCGGCGCGATTGTCGACGACTTCCCAAGCCTGGACCAGCTGCACCCGTTCGACCGCGACATCGTCGATCTGAGCGTCGGGCTGGACGAGCTGCGGCAGTCGCTGGGTGGCGTCGACTGGGCGCGCAAGCAGCTGCAGAAGCTGGGCGGCCGCTTCACGTCACAAGCGGCGCGCGCCCGCGGCGAGCGGGCGCGCCAGTTGCAGAAGCAGGGCTACGGACGCCTGACTTCAGTCGTGCGGCAGGTCGCCGACCGGCTCGAGTTCCTGCGCGACGCCCGGTCGGTGCTGCGCAAGCTGCCGGCGGTCGACCCGGAAACGCCGCTGGTGGCGATGGCGGGCGCACCCAACGTCGGCAAGTCGAGCCTGGTGCGCGCCATTTCCACCGGCCGGCCGGTCGTGCGTGAATACCCGTTCACGACCAAGTCGGTGAGTCTGGGGCACATCACAGCCCGTTACCAGACGATACAGGTGCTCGACACTCCGGGGCTGCTCGACCGCCCCGACGCGGAGCGCAACAACATCGAGAAGCAGGGGCTCGCAGCGCTCGAACACTTGGCGCCCGCTATTGTGTTCGTGACCGACGCTTCGGGGACTTCGGGCTACCCGCTCGAAGTCCAGCAGGCGCTGCGCGCCGAGCTCCGCGCGCGTTACCCGCAGGCGCCCTGGCTGGAGGTGCAGGGCAAGTTCGACCTGGAGCAGGAGGCGCCCCTTGGGGAGGGTGCGTTGGCGGTCTCGGCCACGGAGGGAACTGGCGTCGACGAACTCAAGCAGGCAGTCATTGCGATGCTCCTCCCGGGCTAGTTCAGATTTTTTATACTGGTCTTCGAGAAATTTTCAGTCTATTTTTCACGCTGCGGCAGCTCTTTCGAGCTGACGATTGCGATGCTATTTTTCCCGGCCCAGTCGCGCCAGCGCGTGACGGCGGATTTCGGCATCCCCTTGCGGTGCAGGTAGATTGCCCGCGCGCCGGAGCGCTCGAGCGCCGACCGCAGCAGCTCCGGCGTCAGCTGCTCGAGCGCGTATTTCGGGACCATATGGCCGAAAACCGCTTCGCGCTTCAGCGCGATGTCGCTGAAGCGCGACGTGTAGTGGCCGCCGCCGATTCCTACGAGCGGGATGCCGCTGGCCGGCTCGAGCGCGAGCAGCGCGCGCGCCAGCACTTCGGCCGGCTCGCGCAATTCCCAGCGCCCTTCGTCAGAGCCGATTTCGACGAAGAAGGCCGGCGTCTCGAGCAGCGGGCCGTGGTGCGTCGCTTCGAAGCAGGCCTGGTAGCCGGCCGGCGCGGTACGCGCGATGGCGCGCAGCAGCCCGGTCATCCAGCCCGGCGCGGTCCCCGAGACCGCGCCGGGCGTCCCGCCGTAGTCGGCGGCGCCCCAGTTGCCGACGGGGTGCACCGTCAGCGAGGGGCGGCCGCTGGCCGCCTTGTGGCGCGAGAGGAATGCGATGCATTCTGGCGTTTCGCCGAATTCGGCGGCCCACTCGCGGTCAACCTGTTCCGCATGGAGGTGCAGCTCTGCCAGCGTCGCCATGCGGGTTCCCGCGGCGCAGAAGCTGCCGCCGCCGTCGACGAGCCGCCATACGGGGCTGCCCTGGAATTCGCCATCTTCGCGCCAGTTCCCGAGCTCAAGCAGCCGCTCGCGCAGGTTGAGCGCGGCGCTGTCCGCCTGCGACGCGAGAATGAGGTTCATGCGATGCTCAATCGACCAGCCCGACCTGCATCCCGTGCTCGTCAGCGACTTCGCGGGCGCGGTCGTAGCCGGCGTCGACGTGCCGCATGATGCCGGTGCCGGGATCAGTCGTCAGCACCCGCTCAAGCCGCGCCGCCGCTGCGTCCGTGCCGTCGGCGACGACAACCATCCCGGCGTGCAGCGAGTAGCCGATGCCGACGCCGCCGCCGTGGTGGAAGCTGACCCACGTGGCCCCGGCGGCGACATTGAGCATTGCGTTGAGCAGCGGCCAGTCCGCGACCGCGTCGCTACCGTCGCGCATCGCTTCGGTCTCGCGGTTCGGGCTCGCGACCGAGCCGCAGTCGAGATGGTCGCGCCCAATCACGATGGGTGCACTCACCCGCTCGGAGGCGACGAGCGCGTTGAACGCCAGCCCCGCCTTCGCGCGGTCGCCGTAACCGAGCCAGCAGATGCGCGACGGCAGTCCCTGGAATTTTATTTTCTCACGCGCCATTGTTATCCAGCGCACGAGCGGCTCATCGTCGGGAAACAGCTCCAGAATCACGTCGTCGGTGGCGGCCAGGTCTGCGGGGTCGCCGCTCAACGCTACCCAGCGGAACGGCCCCTTGCCTTCGCAGAAAAGCGGCCGCACATACGCCGGGACGAAGCCGGGGAAGTCGAACGCGTTCGCGACCCCCGCTTCCTGCGCACCAGCCCTGAGGTTGTTGCCGTAATCAAAAGTGTGCGCGCCCCGTTCTTGCAGGCTGAGCATTGCGCGCACGTGGTCTGCCATCGTTGCCAGACTGCGCTGCTGGTATGCCGCGGCGTCGTTTTCGCGCAGCGCGACCGCCGCGTCGAGCGAGAGCCCGCGCGGGACGTAGCCGTTGAGCGGGTCGTGCGCCGAAGTCTGGTCGGTCAGCAGGTCGGGAACAATGTCGCGCTCGATGAGCCGCTCCAGCAGCTCGGCAGCGTTGGCGACAACGCCGATGCTGCGCGCTTTGCCACCGTCGCGCCACTTGAGCGCGAGGTCAATCGCCGCGTCGATATCGCCGCTGATTTCGTCGCAGTAGTCGCTCGCGAGCCGCTTCTCGATGCGCGTGCGGTCAACATCCGCAGCGAGGAACGTCGCGCCCGCCATCGTCGCCGCGAGCGGCTGCGCGCCGCCCATTCCGCCGAGGCCGCCGCTGACGATCAGTTTCCCGGCCAGCGAGCCGCCGAAATGCTGGCGGCCGGCTTCGACGAAGGTCTCGTACGTCCCCTGCAAAATGCCCTGCGAGCCGATGTAAATCCAGGAGCCGGCGGTCATCTGCCCGTACATCATCAGCCCCTTGCGCTCCAGCTCGTGGAAGTGCTCCCACGTCGCCCAGTTGCCGACCAGGTTGGCGTTGGCGATGAGCACCCGCGGCGCATCAGCGTGTGTGCGGAAGACACCGACCGGCTTGCCCGACTGCACCAGCAGCGTCTCGTCGCTCGCGAGCCCGCGTAGCGCGCGGACGATGGCGTGGTAGCAGTCCCAGTTGCGCGCCGCCTTGCCACGGCCGCCGTAGACCACCAGCTCGTCCGGGTTTTCCGCGACTTCGGGGTCGAGGTTGTTCATCAGCATCCGCAGCGCCGCTTCCTGCTCCCAGCCCTTGCAGCTGAGCTCGCTCCCACGCGGCGCCCGGATGGGTTCCATGACGGCGCACGCGGTCCGCGGTTTATCAGGCTCGCCCCAATTCTTTTTTACCGCGTGGGGTTGAAAAGTGGCTGCTCCCGGTGGGCAACTCCCACCTCCCACCTCCGTCTGCCGGTTGAGCGGCAACACTTTCCCAAAAATTTTAAGCCTGTAATGTGGACCGCCGCCAAGAACGGTACCAACTTCGCGGACGGCAGCTTCGAAATCGAGGCAGGTGAGCAGGTCCCCGGACC from Candidatus Poseidoniia archaeon carries:
- a CDS encoding 50S ribosome-binding GTPase, with amino-acid sequence MDWRPLPEILDAEQLVERALHRAAKKRSGASDNAARKLSSLSDNLAATLGAIVDDFPSLDQLHPFDRDIVDLSVGLDELRQSLGGVDWARKQLQKLGGRFTSQAARARGERARQLQKQGYGRLTSVVRQVADRLEFLRDARSVLRKLPAVDPETPLVAMAGAPNVGKSSLVRAISTGRPVVREYPFTTKSVSLGHITARYQTIQVLDTPGLLDRPDAERNNIEKQGLAALEHLAPAIVFVTDASGTSGYPLEVQQALRAELRARYPQAPWLEVQGKFDLEQEAPLGEGALAVSATEGTGVDELKQAVIAMLLPG
- a CDS encoding FKBP-type peptidyl-prolyl cis-trans isomerase; translated protein: MAPRRIRKGKKPERTATPQGGRPTVALALGALMIVSVFAGVVLFLIPEDAPTITYGVEAEFLQDTIEAEQGGQSDFVLVVRNTGSHGDSFDIVVQSNDGGFDIAVESGFESVDVAVDKRLPLLVHVTSPNAGLLYATLRVSSQGDPAISTSLRLYVKASGEFGNTTQHGDSVDVWYAGIQASDGILFDTNIESIFKSDYPRKESASEHYDLLTAPNVGCEATGVPDDNCQDKRQMIPGFDNKLVGMREGQTLAVRIPAQEAYGTNPESHALGGQDLIFFITLAAIV
- a CDS encoding D-aminoacyl-tRNA deacylase, translated to MNLILASQADSAALNLRERLLELGNWREDGEFQGSPVWRLVDGGGSFCAAGTRMATLAELHLHAEQVDREWAAEFGETPECIAFLSRHKAASGRPSLTVHPVGNWGAADYGGTPGAVSGTAPGWMTGLLRAIARTAPAGYQACFEATHHGPLLETPAFFVEIGSDEGRWELREPAEVLARALLALEPASGIPLVGIGGGHYTSRFSDIALKREAVFGHMVPKYALEQLTPELLRSALERSGARAIYLHRKGMPKSAVTRWRDWAGKNSIAIVSSKELPQREK
- the hutU gene encoding urocanate hydratase; this translates as MEPIRAPRGSELSCKGWEQEAALRMLMNNLDPEVAENPDELVVYGGRGKAARNWDCYHAIVRALRGLASDETLLVQSGKPVGVFRTHADAPRVLIANANLVGNWATWEHFHELERKGLMMYGQMTAGSWIYIGSQGILQGTYETFVEAGRQHFGGSLAGKLIVSGGLGGMGGAQPLAATMAGATFLAADVDRTRIEKRLASDYCDEISGDIDAAIDLALKWRDGGKARSIGVVANAAELLERLIERDIVPDLLTDQTSAHDPLNGYVPRGLSLDAAVALRENDAAAYQQRSLATMADHVRAMLSLQERGAHTFDYGNNLRAGAQEAGVANAFDFPGFVPAYVRPLFCEGKGPFRWVALSGDPADLAATDDVILELFPDDEPLVRWITMAREKIKFQGLPSRICWLGYGDRAKAGLAFNALVASERVSAPIVIGRDHLDCGSVASPNRETEAMRDGSDAVADWPLLNAMLNVAAGATWVSFHHGGGVGIGYSLHAGMVVVADGTDAAAARLERVLTTDPGTGIMRHVDAGYDRAREVADEHGMQVGLVD
- a CDS encoding proline dehydrogenase family protein, with amino-acid sequence MNLLNRLVVGSAPWMPRFVIGRVAARYVAGDSLEDGLALVEHLNAQGFTGTLDVLGEEIREEGATLRFRDAYLEALDGIANRGVECNVSLKLTALGLRIDPALCWNNLAPILDRAREFDNFVRFDMEDSSITVATLEMCQRAREYYSRCGTVLQASLHRTLEDARGLAGAGSNVRICKGAYVEPEAIAFQGFQEIRDSFMAVARQLLEQGTYACFATHDLWLIEHCEALVAELGVAPDRYEFQALSGVPVEATLDQLLASGHRVRYYIPFGPEWYAYSLRRMRENPAIWRHTLRAMFSRSRHRRR
- the icd gene encoding NADP-dependent isocitrate dehydrogenase; the protein is MAPATITCRDGELAVPDEPIIPLIIGDGIGHDVTPVARDVLDAAVARAYGGQRRIAWREVLAGEAAHAATGEWLPEATLEAIRTQLVALKGPLTTPIGGGFRSLNVTLRQQLDLFACVRPIRWFEGVPSPVKDPGAVEMIIFRENSEDVYAGIEWEAGSAEAQRVINFLQSEMGVTKIRFPESSGIGIKPISREGTERIVRAALRYAITHDQPNVTLVHKGNIMKFTEGGFRDWGYALAKAEFGATELDGGPWCTLKNPETGRDIIIKDVIADAMLQQLLTRPREYSVLTTMNLNGDYISDALAAQVGGIGIAPGANINYDTGHALFEATHGTAPKYAGQDKVNPGSVILSGEMMLRYLGWNEAADLVIRGIAGAITARSVTYDFHRLMEGATLLKCSEFGQAVIDHM